One genomic segment of Bradyrhizobium prioriisuperbiae includes these proteins:
- a CDS encoding fumarylacetoacetate hydrolase family protein, giving the protein MTLPLRFATYLRDGTERYGAIIGDSIVDLSAHFAREFPTLREVIAAGALARLADTAAVRTADHRLDDVALRPPIPAPEKIICIGVNYPDRNAEYKDGQDAPKYPSMFMRTPRSFVGHGAPLVRPRASQQLDYEGELVLVIGKAGRHIAETDALDHVAAVTLCNEGTIRDWVRHAKFNVTQGKNFDATGSLGPWLVPFTGEAQIADVHLTTTVNGELRQDDRTSRLMFGFRYLINYISTFTTLVPGDVIVTGTPTGAGARFDPPRYLKPGDVIEVEASGVGVLRNGVVDEQ; this is encoded by the coding sequence ATGACCTTGCCTTTGCGCTTTGCCACCTATCTCCGGGACGGGACCGAGCGCTACGGCGCCATCATCGGCGACAGTATTGTCGATCTCTCCGCACATTTCGCCAGGGAGTTTCCGACCCTGCGCGAAGTCATCGCGGCCGGCGCGCTGGCCCGGCTCGCCGACACCGCGGCTGTCCGGACGGCGGATCATCGCCTGGACGACGTCGCGCTGCGGCCACCGATTCCGGCGCCGGAAAAGATCATCTGTATCGGGGTCAACTATCCGGACCGCAATGCCGAATACAAGGACGGCCAGGATGCGCCGAAGTATCCGAGCATGTTCATGCGCACGCCGCGCTCCTTTGTCGGCCATGGCGCGCCGCTGGTGCGCCCGCGCGCTTCGCAGCAGCTCGATTATGAAGGCGAGCTGGTGCTGGTGATCGGCAAGGCCGGCCGGCATATCGCGGAGACGGACGCGCTCGATCACGTTGCCGCGGTGACGCTGTGCAACGAAGGCACCATCCGCGACTGGGTGCGGCACGCGAAATTCAACGTGACGCAAGGCAAGAACTTTGACGCCACCGGAAGCCTCGGCCCCTGGCTGGTGCCGTTCACCGGCGAAGCGCAGATCGCCGACGTGCATCTGACCACGACAGTGAACGGCGAACTGCGGCAGGACGACCGCACCAGCCGTTTGATGTTCGGCTTCCGTTATCTCATCAATTATATCTCCACCTTCACCACGCTGGTGCCCGGCGACGTCATCGTGACGGGGACGCCGACCGGCGCCGGTGCGCGGTTCGATCCGCCGCGCTATCTCAAGCCGGGCGACGTGATCGAGGTGGAAGCGAGCGGCGTCGGCGTGTTGCGCAACGGCGTCGTCGACGAGCAGTGA
- the hpaD gene encoding 3,4-dihydroxyphenylacetate 2,3-dioxygenase: MPVPQHIFDPPFNVRRASHVVLDVTNLAAVRTFYENAIGLHVEDADSEAVYFRGYEEQQHHSLVLRKAKENACRRMGFKVGDEADLDKAASFLKSRGIAADFSEQPFQGRTLQFIDPLGYPIELYAKMDKRPHLLRRYDLYKGCHPQRFDHFNVFANNVQGTVDFYAQLGFRLTEYAEEDGPNGRIAAAWMHRKGNVHDFAITNGRGPRLHHFAYWVPTAMNILHLCDVMASSGYVSNMERGPARHGIANAFFLYVRDPAGHRLELYTSDYNTMDHDHDPLRWSLRDPRRQTLWGAPAPKSWFEEGSPYTGQAVHDPLFVADVIVAS, translated from the coding sequence ATGCCCGTCCCGCAGCACATTTTCGATCCGCCCTTCAATGTCCGCCGTGCCAGCCATGTGGTGCTCGACGTCACGAACCTCGCCGCCGTCAGAACGTTCTACGAGAACGCCATCGGGCTGCATGTGGAAGACGCTGACAGCGAGGCGGTATATTTCCGCGGTTATGAGGAGCAGCAGCATCACTCGCTGGTGCTGCGCAAGGCCAAAGAAAATGCCTGCCGGCGCATGGGCTTCAAGGTCGGCGACGAGGCCGACCTCGACAAGGCCGCATCGTTCCTCAAGAGCCGTGGCATCGCGGCGGATTTTTCCGAGCAGCCGTTCCAGGGCCGCACGTTGCAATTCATCGACCCGCTGGGTTATCCGATCGAGCTCTATGCCAAAATGGACAAACGCCCGCATCTGCTGCGCCGCTATGACCTCTACAAGGGCTGCCATCCGCAGCGGTTCGACCATTTCAACGTGTTCGCCAACAACGTGCAAGGCACCGTGGACTTCTACGCCCAGCTCGGCTTCCGCCTGACCGAATATGCCGAGGAAGACGGCCCGAACGGGCGCATCGCCGCCGCCTGGATGCACCGCAAGGGCAACGTCCACGATTTCGCCATCACCAACGGCCGGGGACCGCGGCTGCATCACTTCGCCTACTGGGTGCCGACCGCGATGAACATCCTGCATCTGTGCGACGTGATGGCGTCGAGCGGCTATGTCAGCAACATGGAACGCGGACCCGCGCGGCACGGCATCGCCAACGCCTTCTTCCTCTATGTGCGCGATCCCGCGGGCCATCGGCTGGAGCTCTATACCAGCGACTACAACACCATGGATCACGACCACGACCCATTGCGCTGGTCGCTGCGGGATCCGCGCCGGCAGACCCTGTGGGGCGCGCCTGCGCCGAAGTCCTGGTTCGAAGAGGGCTCGCCCTACACCGGACAGGCGGTGCACGATCCGCTGTTTGTCGCCGACGTCATTGTCGCAAGCTGA
- the hpaE gene encoding 5-carboxymethyl-2-hydroxymuconate semialdehyde dehydrogenase — translation MANSPADPAAMYAANIDRAKPLLAKLRTDGIGHFIDGKVVPAIKGETFETHSPIDNQALATVARGSAADIDAAAKAAEKAFKPWRDVAPAARKKLLHKVANAIEAHADDIAVLECIDTGQAHRFMAKAAIRAAENFRFFADRATEARDGLNLPSEEHWNISTRVPIGPVGVITPWNTPFMLSTWKIAPALAAGCTVVHKPAEWSPITADLLVRLAHEAGLPPGVFNTVHGFGEDAGKALTQHRAIKAIAFVGESSTGSAIMAQGAPTLKRVHFELGGKNPVIVFDDADLERALDAVVFMIYSLNGERCTSSSRLLVQDSIADKFNEKLAARVKALKIGHPLDPATEIGPLIHERHLAKVCSYFDIARQDGATIAVGGGAHAGPGGGHYVQPTLVTGASSSMRVAQEEVFGPFLTVIPFKDEVEAIAIANSVEYGLTGYVWTKDMSRALRVADDLEAGMIWLNSENVRHLPTPFGGMKASGIGRDGGDYSFEFYMETKHVSLARGTHKIQRLGV, via the coding sequence ATGGCAAATTCACCCGCCGATCCGGCCGCCATGTACGCGGCCAATATCGACCGCGCCAAGCCGCTGCTGGCGAAGCTGCGCACCGACGGCATCGGGCATTTCATCGACGGCAAGGTCGTCCCCGCCATCAAGGGCGAGACCTTCGAGACCCATTCGCCGATCGACAACCAGGCCCTTGCCACCGTCGCCCGCGGCAGCGCCGCCGACATCGATGCAGCCGCAAAGGCCGCGGAGAAGGCGTTCAAGCCCTGGCGCGACGTGGCGCCGGCGGCGCGCAAGAAGCTGCTGCACAAGGTGGCCAATGCCATCGAGGCCCATGCCGACGACATCGCGGTGCTGGAATGCATCGACACCGGACAGGCGCATCGTTTCATGGCCAAGGCCGCGATCCGCGCCGCGGAGAATTTCCGCTTCTTCGCCGACCGCGCCACCGAAGCCCGTGACGGCCTGAACCTGCCGAGTGAAGAGCACTGGAACATCTCGACGCGGGTGCCGATCGGCCCGGTCGGCGTGATCACGCCGTGGAACACACCATTCATGCTGTCGACGTGGAAGATCGCGCCGGCGCTGGCCGCCGGCTGCACCGTGGTGCACAAGCCGGCGGAATGGTCACCGATCACCGCCGACCTGCTGGTTCGCCTTGCGCATGAGGCCGGCCTTCCGCCGGGCGTGTTCAACACCGTGCACGGCTTTGGCGAGGACGCCGGCAAGGCGCTGACCCAGCACCGCGCCATCAAGGCGATCGCTTTTGTCGGCGAGAGTTCGACCGGCTCCGCCATCATGGCGCAGGGCGCGCCGACCCTGAAGCGGGTGCATTTCGAACTCGGCGGCAAGAACCCCGTGATCGTGTTCGACGATGCGGATCTGGAGCGCGCGCTCGATGCGGTGGTGTTCATGATCTACTCGCTGAACGGCGAGCGCTGCACCTCGTCCAGCCGCCTGCTGGTGCAGGACAGCATCGCCGATAAATTCAACGAAAAACTCGCCGCGCGGGTCAAGGCATTGAAGATCGGCCACCCGCTCGATCCCGCCACCGAAATCGGGCCGCTGATCCACGAGCGCCATCTGGCAAAAGTCTGCTCATACTTCGATATCGCGCGGCAGGACGGCGCCACCATCGCGGTCGGCGGCGGCGCCCATGCCGGACCGGGCGGCGGACATTATGTGCAGCCCACATTGGTCACCGGCGCCAGCAGCAGCATGCGCGTGGCCCAGGAAGAGGTGTTCGGCCCGTTCCTGACCGTGATCCCGTTCAAGGACGAGGTCGAGGCGATCGCCATCGCCAACAGCGTGGAGTACGGCCTCACCGGCTATGTCTGGACCAAGGACATGAGCCGCGCACTGCGCGTCGCTGACGACCTGGAAGCCGGCATGATCTGGCTCAATTCGGAAAATGTCCGCCACCTGCCGACCCCGTTCGGCGGCATGAAGGCATCCGGCATCGGGCGCGACGGCGGCGACTATTCGTTCGAGTTCTACATGGAAACCAAGCACGTCAGCCTCGCCCGCGGCACGCACAAGATCCAGCGGCTCGGCGTCTGA
- a CDS encoding 5-carboxymethyl-2-hydroxymuconate Delta-isomerase, which translates to MPHFTIEYSANVAGRTDMSELVDVVRRAAAETGVFPLGGIRVRAIRCDDYAIADGNPEFGFIAMVLRMGQGRDLASRQRAGEHVFKALSAHLEPVFKSSRLSLSLDIVENSDDTSWKKNNIHDYLKANAV; encoded by the coding sequence ATGCCGCATTTCACCATCGAATATTCCGCCAACGTCGCCGGGCGCACCGACATGAGCGAACTCGTCGACGTGGTCCGCCGCGCCGCGGCCGAGACCGGCGTATTTCCGCTCGGCGGCATCCGCGTCCGCGCCATCCGCTGCGACGACTACGCCATCGCCGACGGCAATCCGGAGTTCGGATTTATCGCCATGGTGCTGCGGATGGGCCAGGGGCGCGACCTCGCCAGCCGCCAGCGCGCCGGCGAGCATGTGTTCAAGGCGCTATCGGCGCATCTCGAACCGGTCTTCAAATCCAGCCGGCTGTCGCTGTCGCTCGACATCGTCGAGAACAGCGATGACACCAGTTGGAAGAAGAACAACATCCACGATTATCTCAAAGCCAACGCCGTTTAA
- the hpaH gene encoding 2-oxo-hept-4-ene-1,7-dioate hydratase → MSLTDEAIRDAARRLLAAEKSRKQIRQLSIEFPGMTVDDAYAVQKALVALKVAAGAVVRGHKIGLTSKAMQSALNIDEPDSGVLLDDMFFSDGGIVPADRFIGTRVEAELAFVIKHRLSGPDCTIFDVLNATDFVVPALEILDTRIERIDPETKATRKIVDTIADNAANAGIVLGGRPLRPLDTDLRWIGALCYRNGQLEETGLAAGVLNHPANGIVWLVRKLAPLGLALEPGQVVLAGSFIRPIETRSGDTIQADFGAYGSVSCYFA, encoded by the coding sequence ATGAGTTTGACCGATGAGGCCATCCGCGATGCCGCCCGGCGGCTGCTTGCGGCGGAAAAGAGCCGCAAGCAGATTCGCCAGCTGTCGATCGAATTTCCCGGCATGACCGTCGACGACGCCTATGCGGTGCAGAAAGCGCTTGTCGCGCTGAAGGTGGCCGCAGGCGCCGTGGTGCGCGGCCACAAAATCGGCCTCACCTCGAAGGCGATGCAGAGCGCGCTGAATATCGATGAGCCGGATTCCGGCGTGCTGCTCGACGACATGTTCTTCAGCGACGGCGGCATCGTGCCGGCGGACCGCTTCATCGGCACCCGCGTGGAGGCCGAGCTCGCTTTTGTCATCAAGCATCGGCTCAGCGGGCCCGACTGCACGATTTTCGACGTGCTCAACGCCACCGATTTCGTCGTTCCCGCGCTGGAAATCCTCGATACCCGGATCGAACGCATCGATCCGGAGACCAAGGCCACCCGTAAGATCGTCGACACCATTGCCGACAACGCCGCCAATGCCGGCATCGTGCTGGGCGGACGGCCGCTGCGCCCGCTGGACACTGACCTGCGATGGATCGGCGCGTTGTGCTACCGTAACGGCCAGTTGGAAGAGACCGGCCTCGCCGCCGGGGTGCTCAATCATCCGGCCAACGGCATTGTCTGGCTGGTCAGGAAACTCGCCCCGCTCGGGCTTGCGCTCGAACCGGGCCAGGTCGTGCTGGCGGGATCGTTCATCCGTCCGATCGAGACCCGCAGTGGCGACACCATCCAGGCCGATTTCGGCGCCTATGGTTCGGTCAGCTGTTACTTCGCCTGA
- the hpaR gene encoding homoprotocatechuate degradation operon regulator HpaR, with the protein MREFSRSLPMALLRAREAVMRQFRPSLRDHAMTEQQWRILRALTAIDQIEVSELARATYLLGPSLSRILRDLEGRQLIQRRSPESDLRRGIVSITPAGLALIEAVAPISEEIYAEITRRFGAKKLETLHAMLRELEMELLAIPVRGGAEEAAED; encoded by the coding sequence ATGCGCGAGTTCTCGCGCTCGCTGCCGATGGCGCTGTTGCGTGCACGCGAAGCGGTGATGCGTCAGTTTCGCCCCTCGCTACGCGACCACGCTATGACCGAGCAGCAGTGGCGGATCCTGCGCGCCCTGACTGCAATCGACCAGATCGAAGTCAGCGAACTGGCGCGGGCGACGTACCTGCTGGGTCCGAGTCTGTCGCGAATCCTGCGGGATCTTGAAGGGCGGCAATTGATTCAGCGCCGCTCCCCCGAGAGCGACCTGCGCCGTGGCATCGTGTCGATCACGCCGGCCGGCTTGGCGCTGATCGAGGCGGTGGCGCCGATTTCGGAAGAGATCTACGCCGAGATAACCCGGCGCTTTGGCGCCAAGAAGCTCGAAACGCTGCACGCCATGCTGCGCGAACTTGAAATGGAGCTGCTGGCGATTCCGGTCAGGGGCGGTGCGGAGGAGGCGGCCGAAGATTAG
- a CDS encoding tryptophan 2,3-dioxygenase family protein yields the protein MARAPVYYGDYLKLDRLLSSQEPESAKIGVKAHDEMLFIIVHQAYELWFKQILHELDRIEADFGTIPVTDDAMARIVHGLNRIHEVLKLTVAQLDVLETMTPFDFLDFRDLLMPASGFQSLQFRQIETRLGLATATRIPFDDKAIDERLSDGDRTALRTTGGKPSLFDLLDQWLARTPFLDWGGATFREAYRTAVEKHLTRDADMVRNDPAIPEEKRALELRNIERAIAAFSAIFSPTEDGGGWRLSAPSVQAALFITLYRDKPAVQPAFRLLAALMDIDETMTLWRYRHALMVERMIGVKIGTGGSSGHAYLRTTAERHRIFSDLFRLSTFLIPRSAVPELPPQIQSLMGFVYAS from the coding sequence ATGGCTCGCGCCCCCGTCTATTATGGCGACTACCTGAAGCTCGATCGGCTGCTATCGTCGCAGGAGCCGGAAAGCGCCAAGATCGGCGTCAAGGCCCATGACGAGATGCTGTTCATCATCGTCCATCAGGCCTACGAACTGTGGTTCAAGCAGATCCTGCACGAACTCGATCGGATCGAGGCGGATTTCGGCACCATCCCGGTCACCGACGATGCCATGGCGCGGATCGTTCACGGCCTCAATCGCATCCATGAGGTGCTGAAGCTCACCGTCGCCCAGCTCGATGTGCTGGAGACCATGACGCCGTTCGACTTCCTGGATTTTCGCGACCTCTTGATGCCGGCGTCCGGCTTCCAGTCGCTGCAGTTCCGGCAGATCGAGACGCGGCTTGGGCTCGCCACCGCCACCCGCATTCCATTCGACGACAAGGCGATCGACGAGCGACTGTCGGACGGCGATCGCACGGCGCTGCGCACGACCGGCGGCAAGCCGTCGCTGTTCGATCTGCTCGACCAGTGGCTGGCGCGGACGCCATTTCTGGACTGGGGAGGGGCCACCTTCCGTGAGGCCTATCGGACCGCGGTGGAAAAGCATCTGACACGTGATGCCGACATGGTGCGCAATGATCCTGCGATTCCCGAGGAAAAACGCGCGCTGGAGCTCAGAAATATCGAGCGCGCGATCGCGGCGTTCTCGGCGATCTTTTCACCCACGGAGGATGGCGGTGGCTGGCGTCTGTCGGCGCCGTCGGTGCAGGCGGCGTTGTTCATCACGCTTTATCGCGACAAGCCGGCGGTGCAGCCGGCGTTCCGGCTGCTTGCCGCACTGATGGATATCGACGAGACCATGACGCTGTGGCGCTATCGCCATGCGCTGATGGTGGAGCGCATGATCGGGGTCAAGATCGGTACCGGCGGCTCGTCGGGTCACGCCTATCTGCGCACCACCGCGGAGCGGCACCGCATTTTCTCCGACTTGTTCCGGCTCTCCACCTTCCTGATCCCGCGCTCGGCGGTGCCGGAGCTGCCACCGCAAATTCAGTCGCTGATGGGCTTCGTCTACGCATCATGA
- a CDS encoding aminotransferase class V-fold PLP-dependent enzyme has product MTMLDLSAHFTQFRAAAPNRINLACHSHHDWPDVTLAAQELCWRDAARLAGDKWGLVFSELIPTVQAAIAKHLNLPDASTIAVAPNTHEFLRRLLSCFPADRPTRILTTDAEFHTARRQLERLEEDGLVAVTRIATEPFASFGERFFAACRAGGYDLVFVSQVFFNSAATCGDLQQLTDALPSRDTYLVIDGYHGFMARPTDLSGIAARAFYLAGGYKYAMAGEGCCFLHCPPGYGARPRDTGWFADFGSLAAPPGKSVGYPEDAGRFLGATFDPSGLYRLAAVFDWLAREGIGAEQAHRHAQALMARFLDAVTPLNIAGLRREDLMTPFGPATEHGNFLTFRTSRAGEIETRLAAVDMHCDHRGDRLRFGFGLSTTAAVVDEAVERIARALAG; this is encoded by the coding sequence ATGACCATGCTCGATCTCAGTGCGCATTTCACCCAGTTCCGTGCGGCGGCGCCGAACCGGATCAATCTCGCCTGCCACAGCCATCATGACTGGCCCGACGTGACGCTGGCCGCGCAGGAGTTGTGCTGGCGCGACGCGGCACGGCTCGCCGGCGACAAATGGGGCCTGGTGTTTTCTGAACTGATCCCGACGGTCCAAGCCGCCATCGCGAAACACCTGAACCTGCCTGACGCATCGACCATCGCGGTCGCGCCCAACACCCACGAATTCCTGCGCCGGCTGTTATCCTGCTTTCCGGCTGATCGGCCGACCCGCATCCTCACCACCGATGCGGAATTCCACACCGCGCGGCGGCAGCTCGAGCGGCTGGAAGAAGACGGGCTCGTCGCCGTGACCCGCATCGCTACCGAGCCGTTCGCGAGCTTCGGCGAACGGTTTTTTGCGGCCTGTCGCGCGGGCGGATATGATCTCGTCTTTGTCAGCCAGGTGTTCTTCAACTCTGCGGCAACCTGTGGCGATCTCCAGCAGCTTACGGACGCGCTGCCATCACGCGACACGTATCTGGTGATCGACGGCTATCACGGTTTCATGGCGCGGCCGACCGATCTCTCAGGCATTGCGGCGCGGGCCTTCTATCTGGCCGGCGGCTACAAATACGCCATGGCCGGCGAGGGCTGCTGTTTCCTGCATTGCCCGCCCGGCTACGGCGCGCGTCCCCGCGACACCGGATGGTTCGCCGATTTCGGCTCGCTGGCCGCACCGCCGGGCAAGTCGGTCGGCTATCCCGAAGATGCCGGGCGTTTCCTGGGCGCCACCTTCGATCCATCCGGCCTCTACCGGCTCGCCGCCGTGTTCGACTGGCTCGCGCGCGAGGGCATTGGTGCGGAGCAGGCGCATCGGCATGCGCAGGCCCTGATGGCCCGCTTCCTCGACGCGGTCACTCCCCTGAACATCGCGGGATTGCGCCGCGAGGATCTGATGACACCGTTCGGCCCTGCCACTGAGCATGGCAACTTCCTCACCTTCCGCACCTCGCGCGCCGGCGAAATCGAGACCAGGCTCGCTGCGGTCGACATGCATTGCGATCATCGCGGCGACCGGCTGCGCTTCGGTTTCGGGCTCAGCACCACGGCGGCAGTGGTCGATGAGGCGGTGGAGAGAATCGCGCGGGCTTTGGCTGGCTGA